The stretch of DNA CTCACCCCTTAGGTTGTTCAGGTTCAGACTATGTTTCTGTTAATATAGATACGGCTCCGCATGCTGCATTCACAATTACCAAAAGCGGATGGACAGTCGCAATGAATAATACATCAACAGGGGCGCAACAAGCAACGGATTATTTATGGAATATGGGGGATGGGACAACGTATCAAATCCCTAATCCATTTCATACTTATGCAGACTCAGGCTGTTATTTAATAACACTGATTGTGACAGATGCTTGTGGTTCTGATACCGCTACTTTGAAAACAGCAATAGGGGTACCTGATACCTGTACGGTTGGAATTGGTCGATTAAAAAGTTCATTGGATGATATTCAATTTAAGCTAAGACCCAATCCGAATACTGGAAAGTTTCAATTGCAGTTGGATGAATCATTAAAAGAAGATACACAATTGCAACTTTATGATCTAAATGGTCGAATTGTCCACCAAGAATTATTGTTGGCATTTGGACAAGATCGTTGGGAGATAAGAACAAATAACTTGGCAGCAGGGGTTTATTTCCTACGATTACTCAATAATAAACAAACAAGGACGCAACGACTCGTAATTTTGAGAGAGTAGTAGCCTTGTTTATAATAAAAATAAGTCTTAAAAAAGCTGTGATGTGCTTAAGTGCATTACAGCTTTTTTTATCTTTGTCCCACTATAAATTTTTCTTTGAAAATCATCCTTTAATATGAAAAAAAATCATCAGGCTACTATTAAATTTGCGGTAGTAGGAGCTGGGCATATTGGTAAACGTCATGCTACTATGATTGCTAAAAATGAAGAAGCAGAGTTAGTAGCTTTGTGTGATGTTTTGCCAGCGGATTGCTTAGGGCTAGAAGAATTTGAGGTGCCTTTTTTTTCTTCTATAGAGGCATTATTGGCTGCTGATTTAGAACTCGATGTAGTTTGTATTTGCACCCCCAATGGAGTGCACGCAGAGCAAGCTATCTTAGCATTGGAGGCAGAAAAACACGTGGTTTGTGAAAAGCCAATGGGGTTAACCAAAAAGGCTTGTGAAGCGGTTATTTTTAAATCTTTGCAGGTCAATCGTCGAGTTTTTTGTGTCATGCAAAATCGTTATTCGCCGCCTTCTATTTGGGTAAAGCAGATCATCGAGGAAAAGCTATTGGGAGAAATTTATATGGTACAAATTAATTGTTATTGGAATCGGGATGATCGATATTATTACAAAAATGGAAAAAAACACAGTTGGAAAGGATCTATAGAATTAGATGGAGGACCATTGTTTACACAGTTTTCTCATTTTATAGATATTCTGTATTGGCTCTTTGGAGATGTAACAAACATTCAAGCAGTATTTCATAATTTTGCGCATCAGCATTCTACAGAATTTGAAGATTCTGGAATTGTTCATTTTGATTTTATCAATGGAGGAATGGGCTGTATTAATTATTCAACGGCTGTCTTTGATTCCAATTTAGAAAGTAGCCTGACTATTATTGGGCGTTCAGGGTCGTTAAAGATAGGAGGACAATACATGAATGAAGTGGAGTATTGTAATATAAAGGACTATGAAATGCCTACATTAACGGCATCTAACCCCGCAAATGATTATGGTGCTTATAAAGGATCTGCTGCCAATCATGTGTATGTAATCGAAAACGTAATTGATGTTTTAAAAAATAGAAAACCCATTACAACCAATGCCCTAGAAGGGTTAAAAGTTGTAGAAATAATAGAAAATATATATCGCCAAAAATAAAAAAGGTAGTGGTAAACCAAGGTAGTGGTAAACCAACGTGTTTACCACTACCTTAATTTTACCACCACACCAAACAACAACAAGATGAAATATCAAGCACATCAAACAGCGGTTATAGACAAAGGATGTAAAATTGGAGCAGGAACAAAAATTTGGCATTTCAGTCACATCATGCCCAATTGTTGTATAGGCGAGCGGTGCAACATCGGGCAAAATGTAGTCGTTTCACCAGATGTTATCTTGGGCAACAATGTAAAAGTGCAGAACAATGTATCTATTTACACAGGGGTAATTTGCGAAGACGATGTGTTTTTGGGACCATCAATGGTTTTTACCAATGTCATAAATCCACGATCAGCAGTTGTTAGAAGAGGGCAATACCGTTCTACCCTTGTAAAAAAAGGAGCCTCAATAGGAGCAAATGCCACAATAATTTGTGGCAATACAATTGGAGAATTTGCCCTAGTAGGAGCAGGGGCTGTTGTCACCAAAGATATTGCCCCTTACGCCTTGGTGGTTGGCAACCCATCCAAGCAAGTTGGCTGGGTGAGTGAGTATGGGCATCGATTGGCGTTTGACAAAAACAACCTAGCTCATTGCCCCGAAAGCCAGCAAGTTTACCAATTAGAAAATGAACAAGTCACAAGAATAGAATAAAAGGCTGAGAAATGAATATTGCAGGAAATATATGGAAACTTTATGTCATAAAAATGTCCAAGTGGTTCATGGTGTATATGCCAATTATTGTATTGTTTATACAATCTAATGGGCTTAATTTGAGAGAAGTAATGACGATTAATGCGATTTATTCTATGTCGGTTGCTTTTTTTGAAATTCCTTCGGGCTATTTTTCAGATCGGCTAGGGCGAAAAAATTCAATTATTTTAGGAACATTATTTATTACGGGGCAGTTTGGAATTTACAGTTTATCGTTTGATTTTTGGACAATGGGACTTGGGGCAATGATTGGTGGTTTAGGAGCTAGTTTTATATCAGGAACGGATTCAGCAATGCTTTATGATACCTTGCATATCTTGGATCGAAAAGGAGACTACCTAAAATGGGAAGGAAGAACCTATGCAATTGGTACTTTTTCGGAAGCCATAGCCGCTGTGATTGGTGGTTGGTTGGCTTATCAATATGGGCTAAGATACCCTATGTATATGCAGGTTGGCATCAGTTGTATAGGAGTGTTGGCAGCACTTTCTTTGGTGGAACCACCTGTTCATAAAACCCACAATAGAGGCAATTGGGAACAAGTAAAATATATCTTACGGTATACCTTTTGGGAAAATAAGAAGCTAAGGTTTTTTATTTTTCTTGCAGCTACCTTTGGTTTAGCTTCGTTATTATTGGCTTGGTTTGCGCAACCTTATTTTGATTACAAAGCGATAGCTGAAAACCAAATAGGGTACTTGTGGGCCGCCTTAAATATAACCGTTGCATTTTTTGCTTTAAATGCTCATTATAGCATGAAAATATTCAGAGAAAAACAGCTGATATTTATTATATTATTAGGGTTTAGTTTAGGATATATTGTATTGGGAATGTATGGAGGCGAATACTTATGGCTGGGTTTAGCAGCTATGTTTATGATGTATGCCTTGAGAGGATTAGCAACCCCTACCTTTTTGAATTTGATCAATCAGCATGCTCCTTCAGATATGCGAGCCACCGTCTTATCCATTCGAGGCTTTTCTGTACGAATTATGTATGCGTTAGTTGCTCCAATATTGGGGTGGACGGCAGATGTTTATTCTATTCAAGAAACTTTTTTGTTGATTGGAGGCGTAATCGGTATTGCCACTATTGTTGCAATTGTATTTTATTCTTTAATTTTGGAAGAAGCTAAACAGTAAGAACTACTCCCAATAGCAGTAACGTTATATTAAAAAGCAAATAAAACATGCGAGGTATTATTGTAATTCTTTTAGGGGTGTTAACCTTTCAAACGCACTCAATTCTAGCGGCTCCTCTGTTAGAAAACTTTTATATTGATGATGTAAAAGCTAGAATTTATATTGAAAAATACAAACATATAGCGGTTGCCGAAATGGACCGAACAGGAATTCCTGCTAGTATTAAAATGGCACAGGGAATTCTAGAATCAGGAGTGGGAGAAAGTGAATTGGCGAGTGTGGCCAACAATCATTTTGGTATTAAATGTGGTGGAGAGGTCTGGCAAGGAGAGACCCATTATGTTTGGGATGATGAGGTTGTGAAATCCTGTTTCAGGGTCTATGAAAGTGCAGAAGAATCTTATATTGCACACAGTGAATTTTTGCTCAATCCCAAGAAAGCATTTCGTTATGGAGTTTTGTTTGAGTTAGACAAAGAAGATTATAAAGCTTGGGCTAAAGGCTTACAAAAATCAGGTTATGCAACTTCTAAAACTTATGCTAAAAATTTAATCAGCATTATAGAACGTCTAGAGTTGTATAAGTTAGATTATCTAACGGTGGAAGTCTTGGCCTTAACAGAAGGAGCATTAGCCGATATATTTCCTTCTATGGGACCTGATGTGGATCGAAGTGCAGACGATACAACAACAAAAACGACTCGAATTCCAGATCCTTTTAGCGCTGTAACAGATAGCGTAGATATGGTGTTGACACTTTATGTGTTTAAAATCAATGGGATTGCTGCCGTGTATGTTCAGCCTGGGGATAATTTAGAATCTATAGCCGATCGCTACAGAAAAAAGGCAAAAAAATTATATCGTTACAACGAATTAAAAGGCCGAGAACTCAAAGTCGGGCAATATATATTCTTAAACAAAAAAGGCAATTGTTATCAACACTCCAATACAGATGCTTCTACCAATGTACATATTGTAAATATAGGGCAAGGAATGTATGACATTGCTCAATTGTATGGAATTAAACTAAAAAGATTATTGCGTTATAATAAGGTTTATAGACATCAAGAACCCAAACCAGGGGTGCAGATTTTTCTCAAAAAGCAAAAACGCTAAGTCCCATAGCCCTTGTTGCTGATTAGGAGCGTTTTTTTTGAAAAAAAGAACTTAACAACTGACCGCATTCTTCGGCTAAAACTCCTGTTATAATCTTAGTTTTGGGATGTAGCGCTTGGGGAGCCAATTGAGAATACCCTCGTTTGGCATCCGTAGCTCCAATGACCAACTCCCCTAGTTGTGCCCACGCTAATGCTCCTGAGCACATTACACAAGGTTCTAAGGTAACATAAAGCGTGCATTTTTGAAGATACTTGTTGTTTAGGTATTTGCTAGCAGCAGTAATGGCTAAGATTTCTGCGTGGGCGGTAACATCTGTTAAATGTTCTGTCCAGTTGTGTGCCCGTGCTATAATCTGTTGACGACAGACGACTATAGCCCCAACGGGGATTTCGTCGACTAGTGCCGCCTTTTCAGCTTCCTTTAACGCTTCTTTCATATAATATTCATGCGAAAAAACAGAAAACATCGTATCTTGGTTTTTATTATTCCTTTTTGGAAATGCAATTACTAATCAAACGTTAAATATAGGGCATTTTTGAACTAATTTTTTGAATAGGTGTAATTGTAGTAAAAATTTATACGGTACTATAAATGGATACGATTTTCAAGCAGAGTAATGATAAATAGCTCTTTGGCTAATCAATCGTATGATAAACTCGAACAGAACATAGATTTTTACGCCTTATTTTTCCATCTACTTAACTTTCATTTAATTCTATACAATCTGATATGCACAAGCAAATTTTAAGTTTAATTTTTTTACTAATTGTAATTAATGCAAAGTCCCAAGATGCTGGAGATGAGTGGTCACTAGAAAAATGTATTAATTATGCGATTCAAAATAGTTTACAAGTACAGCAAGCCAGTTTGAATCAGAACCAAGCCCAACTCACTAAAAAGCAAGCTATTTGGGCACAAGCTCCTACCATTAATGGTGGATTTAGAAATGGAGTTAACTTTGGGCGATCTGTTGATTTGACATCCTATGAATTTAATACCATTCCTACCTTAACATCTGGTCTTTCTCTGAATTTAAATGGAGTGATGTTTCAAGGAGGACAAATTAGAAATACGATTAAACAAAGCAAAATAGACTTAGAAGCAGCAGAACAAGATGTACAACAAGCTAAAAATGACGTTGCCTTATCGGTTGCTCAGGCTTATTTGTCCATTTTGTTGGCAGAAGAAAATAAAGGTGTTTTGGAAGAGCAAGCGAAGGTAACCCAAGCTCAATATGAACAAACGCTAAAGTTGATTAAAGGAGGCGTATTGGCAGAAAATAGCAAATACGATTTGGAGGCTCAAATCGCTAGGGATGAAGAGAATATTGTTGTTGCTCAAAATTCCATTGATTTAGCCTATGTAACATTAAAAACATTGATGAATATAGATGTATCGAGGGCGATGTCCATTCAGTCTACTTCGGATTTGGAGGTTGAGGAATCTTTAGAGGTGGCTACTTTAGATGAGGTCTATGCAGATGCAGTTACCAATCAACCGAATATTTTAGCCTCAAAATTACGAGAAAGAAGCGCTGAAATTGCCGTAAAAATCGCTAAAGGAGCCTTCTGGCCAACTATATCGTATTATGGAGGAATAAGTAGCAATTTCTCAACAGGGTTTAAATATCCAAACACGGATGATGTAGTGCCTTATTTTTTGCAGTTGGGAGGAACTTTTTCGGGCAATATTGGTGTAAATGTATCAGTACCTATTTTTAATGGTTTTAGAACTAAAATTGGTGTTCAACGAGCAGAATTAGGCACCAAAATCGCAGAATTGGCAACCACCCAATTGGAAACAACTTTGAAATCAAATATAGAACGTGCATTGACCGATATTCGGGCGGCTCAAAGACGTCTGGTTGCTTCTCAAAAAAGTGTAATAGCAACTCGTTTATCAGTAGATAATACCCGCAAACGTTATGATTTAGGGGTTGTCAATTCTTTTGAATTAACGAGTGTGCAAAATACACTAATTGCAGCTGAATCAAGCGTGTTACAAGCGAAGTATGACTATCTTTTTAAGCTGAAAATTCTAGATTATTATAGAGGAAAACCGATTACCATAAAATAATTCTGGTTCTTTAGCTTATTATTTTCGTTCTTTGATAACTCGAACAGAGCTTGCGACCTCACGAACAGAGTGAGTAACAAGGCTCACGCAGTAACCACGTAGTAGCAGCGAAGCTAATCATGTGGAATATTAAACAGCCCAGCTCCCTTATTACTACTTTTGTTATAATTTATAGGTAGTAAGTCGTATGTCCTGTATTAACAGAGACTACACACGACTTACTACCCATAACTTTCTTCTAAAAAAGAAATAGGAAGTTTACCCTTTGTTAGGGGGGCACACGATTTACTACGTGATAGAGTTGTCAAAGAACCATTATTTTCAAACAAACAAAATGGCAAACAAACGAAAAAGCAGAAAAGGATTATATCTTTTATTAGTTGTAATCATTATCATCGCAGTAGGAGGTTATTACCAGTTTAATCATAAAAAGGAAAATCCTGAACGAGTTGCTGTGGAGGCTGCTCAAAAGCGAACCATCGTAGAAACAGTTTATTCTAGTGGTAAATTATTTCCTGCTACAGAACTAGAAATTACTTCCAATATATCAGGAACCATTATAGAACTGTATGTTAAAGAAGGAGATTTGGTGAAAAAAGGACAACTGTTGGCTAAGGTCGATCCCGAAGCTTTGGTGTCTATTGTGGAACGTGCTGAGGCTGCAACAGAAGGTTCTAAGGCGCAATTGGAAGCGGTTCGTGCTCAAAAAAAACAGCTAGAGGCGCAATTTGAAAATACACGTATTATCTATACTCGCAATAAAGAGTTGTATAAGGATGGTGTCATTTCAAAATCTGAATTTGAAGCTGCTGAGGCAACATTTAATACTTCTAAAGCCAATATCGAGGCAGCTGTTCAGAACATCTTGGCTGCCGAATATACGGTTAAGAGTTCGGAAGCAACGGTCAAGGAACAAAAGAAAAATCTGTCTCAAACTAGAATTTATGCACCAATTAGTGGGGTGGTTTCTACCCTCTACAAAAAGCAGGGGGAACAAGTTGTAGGAACGGCTCAAATGGCTGGAACTCCTATTCTTAAGATTGCAAACCTCAAAACGGTAGAGGTACGTGTAGATGTCAACGAACGTGACATTTTAACCACTTCTATTGGAGATAGTGCAGAAATTGAGCTAGATGCTTATCCTGATCGTAAATTTTTAGGGATTGTTACTCAAATTGCCAATACAGCTACTGGGCTTAGTTCGTTGACCGCAGCGGCTCAATTGACATCAGACCAAGTGACAAATTTTGAAGTTCGAATTTTGATGCTAGACGATTCTTATAAAGATTTGGATACACAGTCGGAGCGTTCTCCTTTTAGGGCAGGTTTGTCTGCATCGGCAGAGATCAAAACGAATACGGCAGAAAGTATTTTATCGGTTCCTGTTGCTGCGGTTACAACTAGAGAGGAGGAGGTAGAAATTGGCGTAGACAAAGAGGCTCAAAAAATAAAAGAGTATGTTTTTGTGCAAGTAGCGGATTCTGTTTTACTTCGGGAAGTAACAACAGGGATTCAAAACGATAATTTTATAGAAATTAAATCGGGACTCAAAGCGGGAGAAGTTTTGGTAAAAGCTCCTTATGATGCTATTTCTAAACTATTAGAAGATGGGTCAAAAATTAAAGTCGTAGAAGAGAAAGCTTTGTATCAAGAAAAAGAGAAAGAATCTTAAAGAAAAGTGGTTCTTTGACAACTCAAACAGAGCTTGCGATCGCACGAACTCAACTTGCTGACTCACGAGGCACGAACAAAGCGTGGCGATCTCACGAACAAAGCGATTTAATGTCTAAAATCTATATGCCCAAACGGCATAATTACGACCGTTAATTAAAATTAATTGATGATTTGTCAAAGAAGGATAAAAGTTACGAAAATAATAAATTCAAAAAAAAAGCTCAATCAATTCCCTCGATTGGGCTTTTTTTCGTAAAAAAATGTATTTTTGTGCCGTTTTCTTTTTTAGAAAAGAAGACTGTTATCTTCTGATAACAAGTATGGATTATAATTTAATAAGAATAATAAAGGCACTCAGAATACTCTGAGCGCATCAAACACGGTTAAAATACAAATAAAAGATGGCTTTATTAGGGACAATTAGAAACCGATTTGGTTGGATGATGATGGCATTAGTTTTTATTGGTGTCGCATCATTTTTATTTATGGATATTAGTCCTGGTGCTAATACCGCTTCTGGTCGTGCAACAACAGTGGGCTTTGTGAATGATGACAAAGTTTCTGGCGAATTAGTACAACAATATACGCAAGAATACCAAGGAGGGAGATACCTTACTGAAGAAATTCAAGCACAAGTTTGGGAACGTATCATTGGTGAAAAATTGTTGACGCAAAAGACAATGGCAGCTGGTATGATCGTAACTCCTACCGAAATGGGAGATTTGTTCTTAAGCCCAGATCCTCGTCTATTGAGCCCTGTTGTTGTTAATCGTTTGGGCGATCCTCAAACTAGACAAGTTAATAGTGAGCAAGTAAGACAAGCTATTGATATGTTTCATAATACCAATGCCTTGTTGCAACAAGCTAATGGCGACCCACAACAAAAAGAAACTTTGTTAGAGCAGCAAAGAAATTGGTTGGCGTTAGAAAAAAGTGTAAAAGTTAGAGCGTTACAAGATAAATATTTCAAAGCATTGGAGAGCGGAATGTATACGCCTGCTTGGATGGTTGAAATGGAGCACAAAACGCAAGAAACAGGATATAATTTTGACTATGTTCGTATTCCTTATACCAACATTAAAGCTAAGGTAGAGGTAAGCGATCAAGAAATGAAAGATTACATTGCAGCACACCCTAGATTGTACAAGCGTGAAGCAACGGCTGCTATTGATTATATTGTATTTGATGTAAAACCTACTTCAGAAGATTCTACCATCTATTTTGATGAAATGGCTCAATATGCTAAAGAATTTGCAGCTACCAAATCAATGAAAGAAGATTCTACCTTTATCCAACAATATTATGGTACTTTTGCGCCTGATTTTTATACAGAAAGCGAAATGTCAGAACCTAAAGCAATTGTAGATTCTGTTTTTGCAGCGGAAGAAGGAACGGTATTTGGTCCTTATATCAACAACCAAAAATACAAAGTACTTAAAAAGATTGCAGAAAAGCGTTTGCCAGATTCTGTTAAAGCTCGTCATATTTTGATTCGTGCTCAGAACCCAGAAGAGGGACAAGCAGCACGTATCTTATTAGATTCACTTAAGAATGTATTGGATACTGATCCTACTGCTTCTTTTGATTCTTTGGCTGCCCAGTTTAGCCAAGATGGTTCTAGAGACAAAGGTGGAGATTTGGGCTGGAAAGCAAAAGATGGTTCTTTTGTTCCTCAGTTTGAAGAGTATATGTTCTACACAGGAGAAAAAGATAGCCTAAGAATTCTTTATACACAGTTTGGTTTGCACTTAATCCAAGTAACAGGTTATAAATATGAGACCGACAAAGTAGGTGTGCGTATTGCTGTGATTGAAAAAGATATTATTCCTAGTGAAGGAACTACTGAGCAAAAACAACGTGAGGTTCTTGAGTTTATTACCAACAATAGAACCATTGAGGATATGAAAAAAGCGGCTAAAGAAATGAGCTTGACGATTGCTCCTGCTACTGGTTTGGAAGAGGGTGGTTTTGAAATTATTGGTTTGGGCAAAAACTCAACGGCTGCTGATATTATTCGTTGGGCACACAATCCTGAAACAGAGAATGGTGAAGTAACCAACCGTCCTTATTTTATGGAAAACGAACAGTTGAACTATACTGAAAAATTTGTTGTTACAGCCTTGGTTTCTAAGTTGCCAAAAGGATTAGCTTCTATTGATGATCCTCAAGTACGTGGTGATGTAGGAAACATTTTGCGCAATGAGAAAAAGACAGCAATGGTTAAGAGCGAATTGGCTAGTTTGACTTCTTTGGATGCAATTGCTGGAAAATATGGCATCATTAAAGAATCTGCTGCTAATGTTCAATATGGTAGTGCTAATGTTGGTACCGTTGGTGTAGAGCCTAAAGTTGCTGCACTTGCAGCTGCTACTGAAGTTGGACAAATGTCTGGCGCAGTTGGTGGAAATGAAGGGGTTTATGTCCTACAAGTAACCAGCAGAAACGAAGCTCCAGCTATCGTTAACCTAAAATCTTCTCGTGATAAAGTTTCTAGACGTATTTCACAAGTAATTTCTACAGGTGTTTATGATAATATGAAAGACAATGCAGATATCGTAGATGATCGTTCTAAATACTAGAATAGTACTGCTTTAAAATAAAAATGGCTTATCCCTCATCGGGGATAAGCCATCTTTGTTTATAAGGACTGTGGTTAATCGTTTTGCATTTCCAATTCAAATTGGGCAGCCTCAATCAAATGGCTAACATCTGCCCCTAATTCTTTTGCTTTTTTTAGGTCAACCAATGCCTTTTCAAATTTTTCAAACGTCATATAAAAAGCAGCCCGCTCAGTATAGGCTTCTACATAATTAGGATTTAATTCAATGGCTTTGTTATAATTTTCGCCCGCCGTTTTAAATTCCTCTGGACTGACTTCTTGTTTAAATTTGCCACAGTGGAATTGGTATTCAGCATTGGTTGGTTCATGTTCTACGGCTTTTTTCATATCCGCCAACCTAGATTTATGCTGGTGCAAATCATTGTAGATCCAAGCTCGTGCGGCATAAAGGCTGGCTGGTTGTTCACTTAGCTCAATGGCTTTAGAATAGCTTGCTATTGCTTCTGTATACTTCTTTTGGTTGCGTAGAGCTAGACCAATCATATAATGAATGTCAGGGTTTTTAGCATTGTATTTTAGCGCTTTTTGGCAGTATTCGATAGATTTGTCATAATCTTTCTGGTTAAAAAATTCTAGAGAGTGATTGTAATAAGCAATACCAATGTTATTAAGCGCATCCTTGTTTTTGGGATTAATAGCTAGGCATTTCTGATAACAGTCAATAGCTGTGGGATAATCATTGGCATTGTGCGCTTTGACTCCTTTGTTATACTGTTGGATGTCTTCTTGTGCGATTAAGAAGAACGGTACAAAAATTAGGAAGGTGATTAATGTTCTCATAATTATTGGTTTTTAATCAAAAAGAAGGTCGGATATACTTTTTTTGCAATAAAAATGCCAATAAGAGTAGAGCTAAAGGCGACTCCTATTGAAAGTATTGTATCAGCTGTTCTTTTGCCTTGTTTTCATCCTGCCACCAATCTTTAGACCATATACGATGATAAATAAACCCAAAATTGCTGAGGTGTTCTTCTCTAAACAAATCCCAAGCATAGGCCTCTTCTGAATAGTGCTGATGGAAGGTATCAAAATCAATCGCCCATTTAGGCTGTCCTAATGCATCGGTGACAACCAATGGAATTTCAAATCCTGCATACGGATAATTCACTAAAACTCTACTAGGAAACTGTTGTTCCAAGAAATGAATAACTCGTTCCTTAAAAACATTGTCATGGGCTTGATAAAGAAAATCGTCAACAGGCTTTTTTAGACAATGGTCATACAAAAGCTGCAAGATTGCTTTTCGAGTGGCTTCTTCTTTTTGACTAACGGCTTTGGCATAAGCCAGATAAGCATAAAAAACAGCCTTTCCTACATTGCCTTTTTCCATTATTTCCGTTCGATAA from Aureispira anguillae encodes:
- a CDS encoding tetratricopeptide repeat protein; this translates as MRTLITFLIFVPFFLIAQEDIQQYNKGVKAHNANDYPTAIDCYQKCLAINPKNKDALNNIGIAYYNHSLEFFNQKDYDKSIEYCQKALKYNAKNPDIHYMIGLALRNQKKYTEAIASYSKAIELSEQPASLYAARAWIYNDLHQHKSRLADMKKAVEHEPTNAEYQFHCGKFKQEVSPEEFKTAGENYNKAIELNPNYVEAYTERAAFYMTFEKFEKALVDLKKAKELGADVSHLIEAAQFELEMQND